One window of Dyadobacter sandarakinus genomic DNA carries:
- a CDS encoding SusC/RagA family TonB-linked outer membrane protein has protein sequence MKRIYADSGRSLYLSFFFSLVALATFGQDRKVTGKITDIAGTGIPGATVVIKGTQSGTNTNSEGDFSIDVRSNNETLVVSFVGYKTMEVSVGNQTVLNIRMDDDISSLEEVVVTGYTVDTRRETTGAVATVKSKDLTATPSGNVEQQLQGRVAGVTVVTNGQPGTASQIRVRGFGAFGGNEPLYVVDGVPTGSTDFLNPDDIETTTVLKDAAAASIYGARAANGVIVYTTKKGSKKAKKLSVTYDGLFGATNPGKGQHMLNPREQADWTWQAIRNDAFQGDSLPKFTNVASGQYGSGDKPELPDYINVGGAAGVRGTVDLNAERDKYNINPAVGKIYQVVRANKEGTDWYDAITRVAPLQRHTLGFSGGGEASRFYAGFSAQDQKGILLNNSFKRYAFRINSEFDVLKNLRIGQNAQFTFLQVLGQGGGGGGQGVAADENDILSAFRMASIIPIYDEFGGYAGTAAKGFNNPRNPVAARDGLANNTGFAGNGFGNFYAEVDVIQGLTFRSSIGAQYQNYASRGFNRWQYENSENNSAFGYNEGSGHRFAYTFTNTLNFKKQFGLHGIDLLAGQEALNTGRGKNLSASGLNPFSNDINYINMNNVSSKQVFSDFYKGVNFYSLFGRVNYNFNDKYIVTAVMRRDGSSRFGSNKRYGVFPAFSAAWRVSSENFMKSIPFITDLKIRGGYGLMGNSNNVDPNNQYSTYGANLGESSYDLAGTNTSAMEGYYRTRIGNPNAKWETSITKNIGIDATLFRGKLDIILDFWEKDTKDLLFSVPITATAGYRAAAPSVNVGKMLNKGIDLQIINRGHITNSLGYELNFTAGVLKNNIEYLAPGLNYLTSVNPGFRGINPIRNQVGHSISSFYGYKVIGLFNDRGEVDAAPDQDGAAPGRFRYADINNDGKITADDRTYLGSPVPRFTGGMNIKLTYKGFDLETYMYTSVGNKIFNVSKWFTDFYPSFTGAAVSSRVKDSWLPDHTNTSTPIFESTSNFSTNTQSNSFYVENGTFFRMQNITLGYTLPAGILSRIKMTKLRVFASTNNLFTATKYQGLDPGVGGNADTNFGIDVGNYPITRSYTVGINLGF, from the coding sequence ATGAAAAGAATCTACGCTGACTCCGGGAGGAGTTTGTACCTCTCGTTCTTTTTCAGTCTCGTCGCTCTCGCCACCTTCGGCCAGGATCGCAAGGTAACCGGAAAAATCACCGACATCGCAGGCACCGGAATTCCCGGAGCAACCGTCGTGATCAAAGGCACACAATCGGGCACCAACACCAACAGTGAAGGTGATTTTTCCATTGATGTACGTTCCAACAATGAAACGCTGGTTGTCAGCTTCGTGGGTTACAAAACCATGGAGGTCTCAGTGGGCAATCAAACCGTGCTAAACATCAGGATGGATGACGACATTTCCAGTCTTGAAGAAGTTGTCGTCACGGGTTACACGGTTGATACTCGCCGCGAAACAACCGGGGCCGTAGCAACTGTCAAGTCCAAGGACCTGACCGCAACTCCGTCCGGTAACGTTGAGCAGCAGCTGCAAGGCCGCGTGGCCGGAGTTACTGTAGTGACCAACGGTCAGCCTGGTACCGCCAGTCAGATCCGTGTTCGCGGTTTTGGTGCATTCGGAGGAAATGAGCCGCTGTATGTGGTCGACGGGGTACCTACGGGTTCAACCGATTTTCTTAACCCGGATGATATCGAAACCACCACTGTACTGAAAGATGCCGCAGCAGCTTCCATTTACGGTGCGCGGGCTGCCAACGGTGTAATCGTTTACACAACCAAAAAAGGGAGCAAGAAAGCCAAAAAGCTGAGCGTTACCTACGACGGGCTCTTCGGAGCGACCAATCCGGGCAAGGGCCAGCACATGCTCAATCCCCGGGAACAAGCCGACTGGACCTGGCAGGCGATCCGCAACGATGCATTTCAGGGTGACTCATTGCCCAAGTTTACCAACGTAGCAAGCGGCCAATACGGGTCAGGCGATAAGCCGGAGCTGCCGGATTACATCAATGTGGGTGGAGCAGCCGGGGTTCGCGGGACCGTTGATCTGAATGCAGAGCGCGATAAGTACAATATCAATCCGGCCGTAGGTAAAATCTATCAGGTTGTGCGGGCTAATAAGGAAGGTACAGACTGGTACGATGCAATCACGCGTGTAGCACCTTTGCAGCGGCATACGCTCGGGTTTTCGGGCGGCGGCGAGGCGAGCCGCTTCTATGCTGGGTTCAGTGCGCAGGATCAGAAGGGTATTTTGCTTAACAACAGCTTCAAACGCTATGCTTTCCGCATCAATTCTGAATTTGATGTATTGAAAAACCTCAGAATCGGACAGAATGCGCAGTTTACCTTTCTGCAGGTACTCGGCCAGGGTGGCGGAGGCGGCGGTCAGGGCGTAGCTGCGGACGAAAATGATATTCTTTCTGCCTTCCGCATGGCGTCAATCATCCCGATTTATGATGAATTCGGCGGGTATGCGGGTACGGCAGCCAAAGGTTTCAACAACCCGCGCAACCCGGTGGCCGCCCGCGACGGACTTGCAAATAATACGGGCTTTGCGGGAAATGGTTTTGGTAACTTCTATGCAGAAGTGGATGTTATCCAGGGCCTGACATTCCGGTCGAGCATTGGTGCCCAGTACCAGAACTACGCCAGCAGGGGTTTTAACAGGTGGCAGTATGAGAACTCTGAAAACAACTCCGCGTTCGGATATAACGAGGGATCAGGACATCGGTTTGCGTATACTTTTACCAATACTTTAAACTTTAAAAAGCAGTTTGGTCTGCATGGCATTGATCTGCTTGCAGGACAGGAGGCATTGAATACAGGCCGTGGTAAAAACCTGAGTGCTTCGGGGTTGAATCCGTTCTCGAATGATATCAATTATATCAACATGAACAATGTCAGCTCGAAACAGGTGTTCAGCGACTTCTATAAAGGTGTCAATTTCTACTCCCTGTTTGGCCGGGTTAACTATAATTTCAATGACAAGTATATCGTCACTGCAGTAATGCGTCGCGATGGGTCGTCACGATTCGGTTCCAACAAGCGGTACGGTGTCTTCCCTGCATTTTCAGCAGCATGGCGCGTGTCCTCTGAAAATTTCATGAAGTCGATACCATTTATCACCGACCTGAAAATCCGTGGTGGTTACGGCTTGATGGGTAACTCCAACAACGTGGATCCAAATAACCAGTATAGTACTTACGGGGCAAACCTGGGAGAGTCGTCGTATGACCTGGCAGGAACCAACACGAGCGCAATGGAGGGTTACTACCGGACCCGCATTGGAAATCCGAATGCCAAATGGGAAACGAGTATCACCAAAAACATCGGAATTGACGCGACGCTGTTCAGGGGCAAGCTGGATATAATCCTCGACTTCTGGGAGAAAGACACCAAAGACCTGTTGTTTTCGGTGCCTATCACGGCTACTGCGGGCTACCGTGCTGCAGCACCTTCTGTTAACGTAGGTAAAATGTTGAACAAAGGGATTGACTTGCAAATCATCAATCGCGGTCATATCACCAATAGTCTGGGCTACGAGCTGAATTTTACGGCCGGTGTTCTGAAAAACAACATCGAGTACCTGGCTCCCGGACTCAATTACCTGACTTCGGTTAACCCGGGTTTCCGCGGTATCAACCCGATCAGGAACCAGGTAGGACACTCGATTTCCTCTTTCTACGGATACAAGGTGATTGGTTTGTTTAACGATCGTGGTGAAGTGGATGCAGCTCCTGATCAGGATGGTGCCGCTCCGGGCCGTTTCCGTTATGCGGATATCAACAACGACGGTAAAATCACCGCCGACGACCGTACTTACCTCGGCAGTCCTGTTCCCCGTTTCACAGGCGGTATGAACATCAAGCTGACCTACAAAGGTTTTGATCTGGAAACATACATGTATACTTCTGTCGGCAACAAGATTTTCAACGTTTCCAAATGGTTTACAGACTTTTATCCATCATTCACAGGTGCTGCCGTGAGTTCGCGCGTGAAGGATTCTTGGCTGCCGGATCATACCAATACCAGCACGCCTATTTTTGAAAGTACTTCCAATTTCAGTACCAATACGCAGTCCAATTCTTTCTATGTAGAAAACGGTACTTTCTTCCGTATGCAGAACATTACCCTGGGATATACACTTCCTGCGGGAATCCTGAGCCGGATCAAAATGACCAAGCTCCGTGTATTTGCCTCTACTAACAACCTGTTTACGGCTACCAAATACCAGGGGCTTGATCCGGGTGTGGGCGGAAATGCGGATACCAACTTCGGGATAGACGTAGGTAACTACCCCATCACCCGGAGCTACACTGTAGGTATTAATCTGGGCTTCTGA
- a CDS encoding FG-GAP repeat domain-containing protein, whose protein sequence is MKTSFWVVIFLVVSLYSCTPGSDRQVADTSAKKYCTTCHSFPEPDMLDKQTWENHVLPAMAEKLGIEVLQGNIYLHHKTSVVGVKEWNAIVQYYKTLAPDSLPLSRPDTHLRDISALFTIRKPHLQSETASNTTLVAFDPAHHRILSGNAFNPSLSFWDRSMRKVRQVDVPSPAVAYLPGKQLVTCLGGMQASDKTIGQIVKVQMRSEPALFLDSLIRPVQTISADFNRDGLPDYLVSAFGHNRGGLYVFTQNVDLTFEQRSVQEIPGATQSVVRDFNRDGWPDFMTLFAHGDEGIWLFMNDRKGGFRSTRILRFPPVYGSSSFQLADLNGDGLEDILYTAGDNSDYSRILKPYHGIYIYTNTGDLTFRQTHFFPMHGCTRALAGDFDQDGDLDVAAIAFFADFRHGRQQTFLYLEQQKAAQGNHTDFIPATLPIGHEGRWICMDAGDWDGDGDEDLVLGSFSRGFLNQDDTRPDWNVYTPFIVLENTSAGKSTSRPASSLPAAR, encoded by the coding sequence ATGAAAACAAGCTTTTGGGTAGTCATTTTCCTGGTGGTAAGCCTCTACTCCTGTACCCCCGGAAGTGACCGGCAGGTAGCGGATACCAGTGCAAAAAAGTATTGTACAACCTGCCACAGTTTTCCCGAACCTGACATGCTCGACAAGCAGACCTGGGAAAATCATGTACTGCCTGCGATGGCGGAAAAGCTGGGGATTGAAGTCCTGCAGGGCAATATTTACCTGCATCATAAAACATCCGTTGTGGGTGTGAAGGAATGGAATGCGATTGTGCAGTACTACAAAACGCTCGCGCCTGACTCCCTCCCTTTGTCCCGGCCTGACACCCATCTGAGGGATATAAGTGCATTGTTCACCATCAGGAAGCCTCATTTACAATCCGAAACAGCCAGTAACACGACCCTGGTGGCCTTTGATCCGGCTCATCACCGGATTCTTTCCGGTAATGCATTTAATCCTTCCCTCAGTTTCTGGGATCGTAGTATGAGGAAAGTCCGGCAGGTGGATGTTCCCTCGCCTGCCGTGGCGTACCTGCCCGGAAAGCAACTGGTCACATGCCTGGGAGGCATGCAGGCATCCGATAAAACCATTGGCCAGATTGTAAAAGTACAGATGCGAAGTGAACCCGCTCTGTTCCTGGATAGCCTGATCCGGCCGGTACAGACGATCAGTGCCGACTTCAACAGGGATGGTTTGCCGGATTACCTGGTCTCAGCTTTCGGGCATAACCGTGGAGGACTATACGTTTTCACACAAAATGTTGATTTAACGTTTGAGCAGCGTTCTGTGCAGGAAATCCCCGGCGCCACGCAGTCCGTTGTCCGCGACTTCAATAGAGATGGCTGGCCTGATTTCATGACCTTATTTGCGCACGGAGACGAAGGTATCTGGCTTTTCATGAATGACCGGAAAGGCGGGTTCAGGTCCACCCGGATTTTGCGTTTTCCGCCTGTTTATGGGTCAAGCAGTTTTCAGCTGGCCGACCTGAATGGTGACGGGCTTGAAGACATACTTTATACAGCCGGTGACAATAGTGATTACTCCCGCATTCTGAAACCCTACCACGGCATTTACATTTATACCAATACCGGAGATCTGACTTTCAGACAAACGCATTTCTTCCCCATGCACGGATGCACCCGGGCCTTAGCTGGGGATTTTGATCAGGATGGTGACCTGGATGTGGCTGCTATTGCATTCTTTGCGGATTTCAGGCACGGCAGGCAGCAAACGTTCCTTTATCTTGAACAACAAAAAGCAGCGCAAGGCAATCATACTGACTTCATTCCGGCCACACTGCCGATCGGGCACGAGGGCAGGTGGATATGCATGGATGCCGGAGATTGGGATGGAGACGGAGATGAGGACCTGGTACTCGGCAGTTTTTCAAGAGGCTTCCTGAATCAGGACGACACCAGGCCCGACTGGAATGTGTATACTCCATTCATCGTACTGGAAAACACCTCGGCCGGAAAATCAACTAGTCGTCCCGCTTCCAGTCTGCCGGCAGCAAGGTAG
- a CDS encoding carboxypeptidase-like regulatory domain-containing protein, translating into MFRFPLLVDIRFYKSAALWLILLLLATSTFAQETGVILAGKVTDGKTGKPLPFANVFVNNSSIGTNADENGNYRLPGLSIGSIEIAVSFLGYETVRQTLRFEQPGLKTVMFKLVEGMELKGVTVYAKKNKKRERNLKIITRELLGNSRFTKQCNIVNPEALRISEDDNGHLSAQTTKPLIIENHALGYRIHQDLDDFDFYQGKVYYGGSTRFELLVPKDSLQKKLWRANQKIAYQGSLKHLLASMVADSLIEQGFKVYQVIPDSLRLFKSVRTTNGVNLLSNHLHNRIEAVRGARLIVPGELITERLVVSRTQLEVFNTKKRTGSPYDDMPFAYSQISFPQGYMVITPQGWVSMPMGMEIAGDLGNDRFSTLLPADWKRDD; encoded by the coding sequence ATGTTTCGCTTTCCATTATTGGTTGATATCCGGTTTTATAAAAGTGCAGCTCTGTGGCTGATCCTGCTGTTGTTGGCTACTAGCACCTTCGCGCAGGAGACAGGCGTAATCCTGGCAGGCAAGGTTACCGACGGAAAAACCGGCAAGCCGCTCCCTTTCGCCAATGTTTTCGTAAACAATTCGTCCATTGGTACCAATGCGGATGAAAATGGCAATTACCGCCTGCCAGGATTGTCGATCGGGAGTATTGAAATTGCCGTTTCGTTCCTGGGGTACGAGACCGTGCGGCAGACCCTGCGATTTGAGCAGCCGGGTTTGAAAACCGTTATGTTCAAGCTGGTGGAAGGTATGGAGCTGAAAGGGGTGACCGTTTATGCAAAAAAGAACAAGAAGCGCGAGCGTAACCTGAAAATCATTACCCGCGAATTGCTTGGAAACTCACGTTTTACCAAGCAATGCAACATTGTAAATCCCGAGGCACTGCGCATTTCGGAAGATGATAACGGGCATCTCAGCGCCCAGACAACCAAGCCGCTGATTATTGAAAACCATGCATTGGGCTACCGCATTCACCAGGATCTGGATGATTTTGATTTCTATCAGGGAAAGGTCTACTATGGCGGAAGTACCCGGTTTGAGCTGCTTGTTCCGAAGGATAGTTTACAGAAAAAACTATGGCGCGCCAACCAGAAGATCGCTTATCAGGGCTCACTTAAACATTTGCTTGCGAGTATGGTGGCGGATAGCCTTATCGAGCAGGGTTTCAAGGTGTACCAGGTCATTCCCGATTCTCTGCGCCTTTTCAAAAGCGTTCGTACTACCAATGGGGTGAACCTGCTGAGCAATCATTTACATAACCGGATTGAAGCCGTGCGTGGCGCGCGCCTGATTGTGCCTGGTGAGCTTATCACCGAGCGACTGGTTGTTTCGCGTACACAGCTCGAAGTATTTAATACCAAAAAACGCACCGGCTCTCCTTACGATGATATGCCTTTTGCATACTCCCAGATCAGCTTTCCGCAGGGTTACATGGTGATCACGCCCCAGGGTTGGGTATCCATGCCGATGGGAATGGAAATCGCCGGAGACCTGGGTAATGACCGTTTTTCTACCTTGCTGCCGGCAGACTGGAAGCGGGACGACTAG
- a CDS encoding phospho-sugar mutase, with translation MAAQLEPSVMSKINTWLNGDYDIDTKQSIQQLIDEGNDTELTDAFYKDLEFGTGGLRGLIGIGSNRMNQYTVGTATQGLANYLNKTFPDQEKSVAIAYDSRIKSDEFSKIIADIFSANGINVYLFESLRPTPELSFAIRLLGCTSGVVVTASHNPKEYNGYKAYWNDGSQVVAPHDVNIITEVNAIHSIEEVKFDGDPSRITRIGSEVDEKYMDHILSLSISKGALERQKDLKIVYTPLHGTGITLVPALLKKMGFESVTVIEEQAEPKGNGQFPTVVYPNPEESEAMSKAVDKAREIDADLVMGTDPDSDRVGIAVKNHHGEIQLLNGNQTASVLIYYLLNAWKDAGKLTGTQFVCKTIVTTDLIDKMAEAYGVKCYNTLTGFKYIAQVIREKEGVEQFIGGGEESYGYLIGDAVRDKDAIASCAMIAELTAYAKDKGLSLFDMLMEIYKQFGFYYEGLISLTKKGKSGADEIQQMMADFRANPPKTLAGSPVIRMDDYKALTTTDFWSGTTTAIPSGEMGIEASNVLQFFTEDGTKFTCRPSGTEPKIKFYVGVRAALEKNEDFDSVYASLKDKVKAIGQELALS, from the coding sequence ATGGCCGCACAACTGGAACCTAGTGTAATGTCTAAAATAAACACCTGGCTTAATGGTGATTATGATATAGATACGAAACAATCCATACAGCAACTGATCGATGAAGGTAACGATACCGAACTGACGGATGCATTTTACAAAGACCTTGAATTCGGAACCGGCGGGCTGCGCGGGCTGATCGGGATCGGGTCCAACCGGATGAACCAGTATACAGTAGGTACTGCCACACAAGGTCTTGCCAATTATCTCAACAAAACATTTCCTGATCAGGAAAAAAGTGTAGCGATCGCTTACGACAGCCGCATTAAATCGGATGAATTCTCAAAAATCATTGCAGATATATTTTCAGCCAATGGTATAAATGTCTACTTATTCGAAAGTTTGCGTCCTACACCAGAGCTTTCATTTGCAATCCGCCTGCTGGGATGTACCAGCGGGGTGGTAGTAACTGCGTCGCACAATCCAAAGGAGTACAACGGGTACAAGGCTTACTGGAATGACGGCTCTCAGGTAGTTGCTCCCCACGATGTAAACATCATCACGGAAGTCAATGCAATCCATTCCATTGAAGAAGTAAAGTTTGACGGTGATCCTTCCCGGATTACCCGGATCGGATCGGAAGTAGATGAAAAGTACATGGATCATATCCTTTCCCTTTCTATTTCAAAAGGTGCATTGGAGCGTCAGAAAGACCTTAAAATCGTTTATACCCCACTGCACGGTACAGGCATTACGCTGGTACCCGCTCTCCTGAAAAAGATGGGTTTTGAGTCTGTAACCGTCATTGAAGAGCAGGCTGAGCCGAAAGGAAACGGTCAGTTCCCGACCGTCGTTTATCCTAACCCGGAAGAAAGTGAGGCGATGTCCAAAGCGGTTGATAAAGCCCGTGAAATCGATGCAGACCTCGTAATGGGTACCGATCCGGACTCCGACCGAGTAGGAATTGCCGTGAAAAATCACCACGGTGAAATTCAGCTGCTGAACGGTAACCAGACTGCCAGTGTACTCATTTATTACCTGCTCAATGCATGGAAAGATGCAGGTAAGCTTACAGGCACTCAGTTTGTTTGTAAAACAATCGTCACCACCGACCTGATCGACAAAATGGCGGAGGCGTATGGTGTGAAATGCTACAATACGCTCACAGGATTCAAGTACATTGCACAGGTAATCCGCGAGAAAGAAGGCGTGGAGCAATTTATCGGTGGCGGTGAGGAAAGCTACGGCTACCTGATCGGGGATGCCGTACGTGACAAGGATGCAATTGCTTCGTGCGCCATGATCGCAGAGCTCACAGCATATGCCAAAGACAAAGGGCTTAGCCTTTTTGACATGCTGATGGAAATTTACAAGCAATTTGGATTCTACTACGAAGGATTGATCTCGCTGACGAAAAAAGGTAAGTCAGGGGCGGACGAAATCCAGCAGATGATGGCAGATTTCCGTGCCAACCCGCCTAAGACCCTCGCAGGCTCGCCGGTCATCCGCATGGACGATTACAAGGCGCTTACCACAACGGATTTCTGGTCGGGGACAACAACTGCTATCCCATCCGGTGAAATGGGAATTGAGGCATCGAACGTACTTCAGTTTTTCACTGAGGATGGTACCAAGTTTACTTGCCGTCCTTCCGGTACTGAGCCGAAAATCAAGTTCTACGTAGGTGTGCGTGCAGCTTTGGAAAAGAATGAAGATTTTGATTCGGTATATGCTTCGCTGAAAGACAAAGTGAAGGCAATAGGGCAAGAGCTGGCATTAAGCTAG
- a CDS encoding MGH1-like glycoside hydrolase domain-containing protein, with amino-acid sequence MANGAEKVRLSLQKDNKGWKKWGPYLSERQWGTVREDYSGNGDAWNYITHEMAVSKTYRWGEDGIGGFSDNKQHICLSFGFWNHNDKIIKERIFGLTNRESNHGEDVKEMYYYLDSTPTHSYTKMLYKYPQQAFPYEKLRLENGRRGKQDPEYEIMDTGVFDNNEYFDIFIEHAKADQEDLLVKLTIFNRGTKDAPITVLPTILFRNTWSWGYEAFNYKPIMNGIANRLIEVTHRKHGKYNLYLDNADELLFCENETNFKKLYGTANNTSYPKDGINDYIVSGKKSQTVNPNNIGTKASARFTRTIKAGESEVIRLRFVNHSTSEPFGGFEDTFAKRIREADEFYDDLQKDVADTDLKSIQRQSYAGMLWSKQFYYYNVYEWLKGDPAQPGPNQGRKWGRNSGWKHLYAANIISMPDKWEYPWFAAWDLAFHCVPLARVDADFAKRQLEILLREYYMHPNGQIPAYEWNFSDVNPPVHGWATWKVYEIDREQNNGVGDIEFLEKIFHKLLLNFTWWVNQKDDTGNNIFSGGFLGLDNIGVFDRSTPMPFGGKLQQADATGWMAMYTLNMLRIAVEVSLVHPVYQDMASKFFEHFLHIAGAMESIGGKSSSISLWDEEDQFYYDVIHIPNGQSILLKVRSIVGLIPLFAVEILDPQNLDKLPIFKRRVEWVLANRPDLARLISRWYESGKGENRLLSILRGHRMKMIMKRMLDESEFLSDYGVRALSKYHEQNPYKFYINGEVLQVDYTPAEALTDIMGGNSNWRGPIWFPLNYLIFDSLMKFHSYYGEDFMIEYPTNSGNLSTIKDAAVAIACRLINIFKMDADGNRAVYGHDQKMQKDPYFNEHVLFYEYFHGDNGRGCGASHQTGWTGLVAELIHKTAKETISLPEKEALETSKS; translated from the coding sequence ATGGCAAACGGAGCTGAGAAAGTAAGATTAAGCCTGCAAAAAGATAACAAGGGTTGGAAAAAGTGGGGGCCGTACCTTTCGGAGCGCCAGTGGGGTACAGTACGTGAAGATTACAGCGGAAATGGCGACGCATGGAATTACATTACCCATGAAATGGCCGTCTCCAAAACTTACCGCTGGGGAGAAGACGGTATCGGCGGATTTTCCGACAACAAGCAGCATATATGCCTCTCTTTTGGTTTTTGGAACCATAATGATAAGATTATCAAGGAAAGGATTTTCGGACTGACCAACCGGGAGTCTAACCATGGTGAGGATGTGAAAGAAATGTACTACTACCTGGATAGTACACCCACACATTCTTACACCAAAATGCTGTACAAATATCCGCAGCAGGCATTTCCATATGAAAAGCTCCGGCTGGAAAACGGGCGGCGCGGAAAGCAGGATCCGGAATATGAGATCATGGATACCGGCGTGTTCGACAACAATGAATATTTTGACATCTTCATTGAGCATGCCAAAGCTGATCAGGAAGATTTGCTGGTGAAGCTGACGATCTTCAACCGCGGCACCAAGGATGCGCCGATCACGGTGCTGCCGACAATTCTTTTCCGCAATACCTGGTCGTGGGGATATGAGGCTTTCAATTATAAGCCGATCATGAATGGAATTGCCAACCGGCTCATCGAGGTAACGCATCGCAAGCATGGCAAGTACAACCTGTACCTCGACAATGCAGATGAGCTCCTTTTCTGTGAAAATGAGACCAATTTCAAGAAACTGTATGGTACGGCCAATAATACGTCCTATCCCAAAGACGGTATCAATGACTACATCGTCAGCGGGAAAAAGTCGCAGACGGTCAACCCTAACAACATAGGAACCAAGGCGTCGGCCCGGTTTACCCGCACAATCAAAGCGGGCGAAAGCGAGGTGATCCGCTTACGGTTTGTAAATCATTCTACCTCAGAGCCTTTTGGCGGATTTGAAGATACGTTTGCAAAGCGCATCCGGGAGGCTGACGAGTTCTATGACGATCTTCAGAAAGATGTAGCCGATACGGATCTGAAATCTATTCAGCGACAATCGTATGCAGGGATGCTGTGGAGCAAGCAGTTTTACTACTACAATGTATACGAGTGGCTGAAAGGCGACCCTGCTCAGCCCGGACCCAATCAGGGACGGAAATGGGGCAGGAATTCGGGCTGGAAGCATTTGTATGCGGCCAACATCATTTCCATGCCCGATAAATGGGAGTACCCGTGGTTTGCGGCCTGGGATTTGGCTTTTCACTGTGTGCCGCTTGCCAGGGTGGATGCTGATTTTGCCAAAAGACAGCTGGAAATACTCCTGAGAGAATACTATATGCATCCCAACGGACAAATTCCGGCTTATGAATGGAATTTCTCGGATGTAAATCCGCCCGTGCATGGCTGGGCTACCTGGAAAGTGTATGAGATTGACCGTGAGCAGAATAACGGAGTAGGAGATATTGAGTTTCTTGAAAAAATATTCCATAAACTACTGCTGAACTTTACCTGGTGGGTCAATCAGAAAGATGATACGGGGAACAACATTTTCAGCGGCGGCTTTCTGGGACTGGATAATATCGGTGTATTTGACCGTTCAACGCCGATGCCTTTTGGCGGTAAGCTGCAGCAGGCGGATGCGACAGGCTGGATGGCCATGTATACGCTGAACATGCTGCGTATTGCAGTGGAAGTTTCGCTGGTACACCCGGTGTACCAGGATATGGCATCCAAGTTTTTCGAGCACTTCCTGCACATTGCAGGCGCCATGGAGTCCATCGGCGGGAAAAGTTCGTCGATCAGTCTCTGGGATGAGGAAGACCAGTTTTACTACGACGTTATCCACATTCCGAATGGTCAGAGTATCTTGCTGAAAGTGCGCTCCATCGTGGGTCTGATTCCGTTGTTTGCGGTCGAAATCCTTGATCCTCAGAATCTGGACAAGCTGCCGATCTTCAAGCGCCGGGTGGAATGGGTACTGGCCAATCGTCCCGACCTTGCACGTCTGATATCGCGCTGGTACGAATCCGGAAAAGGTGAAAACAGGCTTCTTTCGATTCTTCGCGGCCACCGGATGAAGATGATCATGAAGCGGATGCTCGACGAAAGCGAGTTCCTATCGGACTACGGCGTGCGCGCATTGTCCAAATACCACGAGCAGAATCCCTACAAATTCTATATCAACGGGGAGGTTTTACAGGTGGATTACACACCTGCCGAAGCATTGACCGACATTATGGGAGGTAATTCCAACTGGCGCGGCCCCATCTGGTTTCCGCTTAATTACCTGATTTTTGACTCACTCATGAAATTCCACTCCTACTATGGAGAGGATTTTATGATCGAATACCCGACCAATTCCGGCAATCTCAGTACCATTAAAGATGCCGCGGTGGCCATCGCCTGCCGCCTGATCAACATTTTTAAAATGGATGCAGATGGCAACCGGGCGGTATACGGCCACGATCAGAAAATGCAGAAAGATCCGTACTTCAATGAGCACGTGCTCTTTTACGAGTACTTTCATGGCGATAACGGACGGGGCTGCGGTGCAAGCCATCAAACCGGCTGGACCGGCCTGGTAGCCGAGCTGATCCATAAAACAGCCAAAGAAACCATTTCCCTGCCCGAAAAAGAAGCATTGGAAACAAGCAAATCGTAA